From Piscinibacter gummiphilus:
CATCCCGAAGATCGGCCACAGCCACACCTTCTTGCGGGCGCGCATGAAGGCCCAGAGTTCCTTGATCATCGACATCGTGTGTCTCCCTAAATTCAGAACTGGTTGGTCATCGACTGGGGCGGCGGGCCGGGAGGCTCGCGATCGATCCAGTACGACTTGGCATTGGGGTCGGCCTTCAGGCGCATCGGGTCCTTGCCGGAGAGACGCATCAGCAAGCCGATCGGCGTGAAGACAAGGTAGAAGAGGATGCCCAGCGCAATCGGGCTCACGATCTTTGCGAGCAGCAGGCCGAACTTCATCCACAGGCGATTGGGCACTGCAAGGATGCTCGGCACGGTGAAGGCGACCACTGCAAACGCGGCCGACACACCCACCGACCACCAGCGCACCGCGCCCGAATGCAGGAGCGGCAGGAATGCAACGATGAGGAAGACGACCGCAAACACGATGCCGAACGAGCGATCGGAAGAGCCCTCGACCTCTTCTTCGCGGGTCAGGTCTTCATGGGACATGCAAGCACTCCTGGAGGTCTGTTTTGAGCGCAGCGAGTGTATCCCGCTGCCTCTGAAAAGCTTGTTGCAGCGCGGCTCGAAACGAGGGGGTTCCCCCCCGAATACGGGCCCGCTCGGCATGCGATAAGTCACGCATCGGCGCAGTGCGTCGGCACTGCCTTCTGCACCGCTTTGAACTACTTGTATTCGATCAATCGGGCCGTCTGACCCGAGAGGCGCAGCCTCAGGAACTTGAGCTGCCCCGCCACTTCGGCGAACTTGCCGAGCACCATGAAGAAAGCGCGCGCGGCACGGCCTCGAGTCGAGCCAGCCGAGGCCACAAACACACGCAGCATCTGCACCGGGTAGAGCAAGAGCAGCGCAAGGAGCCAGGGGCTCACGACCACAGCACCCAGCACGGCCACGAGCGGGATCACGAGGCCCCAGATCCAGGTGCGGCGCGACTCCACCACACGGTGACGCTCGGGCGGCTTGCCGTGCATGTGCGCACCTTCGGCGAAGGTGTAGCCCGCGCGCATGGAGCGCTTCCACCACTGGCTGAAATGGAACATCGCCGCGTCATGCAGCGTCATCTCGGCGGCAAGGCGCCAGACCTTCCAGCCCTTGGTGCGCATGCGCACGCACAACTCCGGTTCTTCTCCGGCGATCAGCTTGGGGTTGTAGCCATCGACCGCGACGAGCGCCGCGGCGCGGATCATCACGTCGCCACCGCAGGCCTTGGTCTGGCCGGCGGCGGCCGAGCCCCATTCCTGGTCGCACAGCAGGTTGTAGATCGAACGCTCGGGGTAACGCTCGCGGCGGCGGCCGCAGACGGCGGCCACGTCGGTGTGGCTCTTCAGGAACTCTTGCGCAGTCGAGAGCCAGGCGGGATCGACGGCACAGTCACCGTCGACGAACTGGATGAACTCGATGTGCGGCGCGAGTTCGAGCACGCGGCGCCAGCCGGCGTTGCGCGCGAGCGCTGCGGTGAAGACCACGTCCTTGGGCAGCGTCACGACCTCGACACCCTTGGACTGCGCCATGGCGACCGAATCGTCGGTCGACCCTGAGTCGACATACACGACGACTTCGGCCGTGCCGACCACCGAGTCCAAGCAGGCGCGCAGACGCTCGCCTTCGTTGCGCCCGATGGCGACAACCGCGACACCCGGAAGGCTCATGACTGCGCCTGCTCGGCAGCCGCCGGGCGTTGCAGTTTCCAGAGCGTGTCGTCGACGAGCTTCCAGCCGTCCATGCCGCCGCGGCACAGCAGCTTGAACATCCACATGCTGTCGCCGCCTTCGACTTTCACCCGCGGCAGGCGTGCGAGCCGTGCACCCCGGCGCAGCACGCCGTGCTGGGCGATGAAGATGCTGTCGTAGCCGCATTCGCCCAGCACGCGCTCGGTCATCGTGCTCTCGTCGGTGCGCATGCCGAAGGGGTAGGCGAAGCTGCGAACCGGCGCACCGATGCATTGCTCCAGCAACTGCTTCGACCGGATGCCTTCTTCGCGGGCCTGTTCGACATCGAGCTTGGCAATCGAACAGTGGTGATGCGCATGCGACCCGATGGTGATGCCGGGCACCTTGGAGAGTCGAGCCACCTCATCCCAGGTGAGGTAGGGCTCGCCGGAGACACTCGTCGTGCCCATGAAGCTCGTGGTCATGTAGGCGACCGCGGGGATGCGATGACGCTGCAGGATAGGTGCGGCGACATGCAGCCAGCTGCTGAAGCCGTCGTCCATCGTGACGAGCACGGCGCCCTCGGGCAGGTCGATCTCGCCGCGCACAAACCGTTCCACCTGGTCGAGCGATACCGCGAGCTTGTGCTCCGCAAGCCAGCGCATCTGCTCTTCGAAGGCAGCTGCACTCACGCACCACGGGTCGCGCACCGCATCGCCGAAGCGGTGGTAGGTGATCACGCGGATGGTCGTCGTGCCTCGGCCTGCGAGGCGCCGCAGTGCGAGCGAGCCACTGACAAAACTGCCCAGCACCATCGCGGTCCGGGCAGTTTTCTTGACGATCCAACGCAGGGCGGAAATGGTCATGGGTGTCGTATGCGGTCGTGGCGCCTGTCATGGCGGAACAGCCAGCTGCGCACGATGCGGCCGAGGAATTTCGGGTTGCCGATGAGGTAGCGGCCCGCCTTGTGTGGCTGGCGGCTCAGCAGGTGCAGCCATTCGTAGCCGAGCTTGCGCACCCACCTCGGCGCACGCACGAGGTCACCGACCCAGTAGTCGAACAGCCCGCCCGTCGCCAGGCACAGCGGCACGGTCAGCTGGTCAAGGTGATCGTGGATCCACTGCTCCTGCTTGGGGTTACCCATGCCGACGAGCATGAGGTCGGCCCCCGAGGCGTTGATCTTTTCGATCACCTTGGCGTGGTCGTCGGGGCCAAGGTAGCCGGTGTGGTAACCCGCGAGCGTCCAGCCCGGGAACATTTCCTGTGCGCGCCTGGCCGCAATCTCGATGCGTTCGGGCGTGTTGCCGAGCAGGAAGTAACGCAGCCCCTGGTTGGCCCAGCGCTGGAACATCAGCGGCACGAGATCGGTGCCGTTGACGTTGTCCTTCAAGGTCACGCCGTGCAGGATGCGCGAAGCCCAGCGCACGCCAGTGCCGTCACCGAACACCCGGTCGGCCGACTGCAGCACCGCGCGGTAGGCGGGGTTGTCGCAGGCATTGTTGAGCGTGTGGGTGTTGACGAAGTACACCGAATGCGCGCGGCGCGGCTGCTCGTAGAGCATGTTCTGCAGCAGGCCGAGCGCATGCTCCATCGTCACGTCGGTCACGGGCACGCCAAGCACCGGCAGGATGCTGCTCTCGGCCGGCGGCGGCGCCGGCACGAAGACCGGCGACAGCGCACCGGGCACCGTGGCGATGTCGTGGGGGCTCATCGGGTTCATGCGACGGCCGCCGATTGCGAGAGCGATGCCAGCAGCGCCTTGCGGTCGACCTTGCCGTTCGCGTTGAGGGGAAATTCGGAGACCAGGCGCAGCTCGCTCGGGTGCATGTAGGGCGGCAAGCGCGAGATCACGCGCTGGCGGATGGCATCGACGTCGGCCGCGTCCGCCCCCAGGAAGCCGACGATGCCGTCGGCACCACTCGCGCTCACCGGCCAGCCGATGGCGATCGCGACATCGACACCGGCTTCCTGCCGCATCACGGCTTCGATCTCGCCAAGCTCCACACGGTAGCCCTGGATCTTGATCTGGTTGTCGATGCGCCCGAAGTAGACGAGCGGCTGGCCCGGCAGCGGGCGGCGCACGCGGTCGCCCGTGCGGTAATAGACCTCGCTCTGGCCCGAGGGTACGACGAAGGCGGCGGCCGTGCGGTCGGCGTCCTTGTAGTAGCCGAGGGTCAACTGCGGGCCGGTCATCAGCAGCTCGCCAGGTTCGCCCACCGGCACTTCGCGCAGCTGCTCGTCGGCCACCAGCACCTTCATGCCGGGATACGGCTCACCGATGGGCACGACACCCATCTCGGCCTGCGCGGGAGATGTCTCGTTGTCCCAGCGGTAGAGCGTGCAGGCGATCGTCAGCTCGGTCGGGCCGTAGAGGTTTTCGATGACCGATTGCGGCGCGGCCTCGGCCCACTTCTGCACGATTTCGACCGGCAGCGCTTCGCCGCAGAAGAGGCTGAAGCGCAGGCCCGGGTACTTGCCCGGCTTGAGCATCTTGAGCTTGTTCATCAGCACCGCCGTCGACGGCACCGAGAACCACATGGTGATGCCGCAGTCGGTGATGTACTTGCCCGGGAACATCTTCTGGCCGTTCGTGGGGGCGCACAGGCAGGCGCCACGTTCCCAGCAGACGAACATGTCGTGCACCGAGAGGTCGAAGGTCAGGTCGAAGGTCTGCGAGAAACGGTCGTGCTCGGTGACACCGTAGCGCTCAACCATCGCATCGACGTACGGCACCGCGTTGCGGTGCGCCACCATCACGCCCTTGGGCTGGCCGGTGCTGCCCGAGGTGAAGAGCAGATACGCGATTCCGCTCGGGTCCACCGGGCCTTCCGTCCAGGCGCTCCCGTCGACGAGATCGGCCTTGCCGAGGAAGCGATGCTGCGGCCACACGGAAGTCAGCTCGCTCACGTCATCGTGATCGGGCAGCAGCAGCACCAGCGGCCGCTCGACGCCTTGCAGCACTTCGCCAAGCTGCGCCGCGCCGTGGGCATCGACGATCAGGCTCTGGCACTCCGAACGGATCAGCATGCCGCGCGTGCGGTCGGTCGGGAAGCCGGGGTTCAGCGGCACATAGCCGTGGCCGCGGAAGAGCCCGCCCAGCACACCGGCATAGGCCGT
This genomic window contains:
- a CDS encoding DUF5989 family protein; translated protein: MSMIKELWAFMRARKKVWLWPIFGMMALLGVLIVLAKGSAVAPFIYTLF
- a CDS encoding SxtJ family membrane protein; the protein is MSHEDLTREEEVEGSSDRSFGIVFAVVFLIVAFLPLLHSGAVRWWSVGVSAAFAVVAFTVPSILAVPNRLWMKFGLLLAKIVSPIALGILFYLVFTPIGLLMRLSGKDPMRLKADPNAKSYWIDREPPGPPPQSMTNQF
- a CDS encoding glycosyltransferase family A protein, producing MSLPGVAVVAIGRNEGERLRACLDSVVGTAEVVVYVDSGSTDDSVAMAQSKGVEVVTLPKDVVFTAALARNAGWRRVLELAPHIEFIQFVDGDCAVDPAWLSTAQEFLKSHTDVAAVCGRRRERYPERSIYNLLCDQEWGSAAAGQTKACGGDVMIRAAALVAVDGYNPKLIAGEEPELCVRMRTKGWKVWRLAAEMTLHDAAMFHFSQWWKRSMRAGYTFAEGAHMHGKPPERHRVVESRRTWIWGLVIPLVAVLGAVVVSPWLLALLLLYPVQMLRVFVASAGSTRGRAARAFFMVLGKFAEVAGQLKFLRLRLSGQTARLIEYK
- a CDS encoding polysaccharide deacetylase family protein; translated protein: MTISALRWIVKKTARTAMVLGSFVSGSLALRRLAGRGTTTIRVITYHRFGDAVRDPWCVSAAAFEEQMRWLAEHKLAVSLDQVERFVRGEIDLPEGAVLVTMDDGFSSWLHVAAPILQRHRIPAVAYMTTSFMGTTSVSGEPYLTWDEVARLSKVPGITIGSHAHHHCSIAKLDVEQAREEGIRSKQLLEQCIGAPVRSFAYPFGMRTDESTMTERVLGECGYDSIFIAQHGVLRRGARLARLPRVKVEGGDSMWMFKLLCRGGMDGWKLVDDTLWKLQRPAAAEQAQS
- a CDS encoding WecB/TagA/CpsF family glycosyltransferase, translated to MNPMSPHDIATVPGALSPVFVPAPPPAESSILPVLGVPVTDVTMEHALGLLQNMLYEQPRRAHSVYFVNTHTLNNACDNPAYRAVLQSADRVFGDGTGVRWASRILHGVTLKDNVNGTDLVPLMFQRWANQGLRYFLLGNTPERIEIAARRAQEMFPGWTLAGYHTGYLGPDDHAKVIEKINASGADLMLVGMGNPKQEQWIHDHLDQLTVPLCLATGGLFDYWVGDLVRAPRWVRKLGYEWLHLLSRQPHKAGRYLIGNPKFLGRIVRSWLFRHDRRHDRIRHP
- a CDS encoding amino acid adenylation domain-containing protein, producing the protein MPHDARSLRSGFLQSAARNGDRPALQLDGLVLSYRELRARAASFAQTLQQHAPAGEPALTAVFAHRSITAYAGVLGGLFRGHGYVPLNPGFPTDRTRGMLIRSECQSLIVDAHGAAQLGEVLQGVERPLVLLLPDHDDVSELTSVWPQHRFLGKADLVDGSAWTEGPVDPSGIAYLLFTSGSTGQPKGVMVAHRNAVPYVDAMVERYGVTEHDRFSQTFDLTFDLSVHDMFVCWERGACLCAPTNGQKMFPGKYITDCGITMWFSVPSTAVLMNKLKMLKPGKYPGLRFSLFCGEALPVEIVQKWAEAAPQSVIENLYGPTELTIACTLYRWDNETSPAQAEMGVVPIGEPYPGMKVLVADEQLREVPVGEPGELLMTGPQLTLGYYKDADRTAAAFVVPSGQSEVYYRTGDRVRRPLPGQPLVYFGRIDNQIKIQGYRVELGEIEAVMRQEAGVDVAIAIGWPVSASGADGIVGFLGADAADVDAIRQRVISRLPPYMHPSELRLVSEFPLNANGKVDRKALLASLSQSAAVA